In Mixta intestinalis, the following are encoded in one genomic region:
- the rsmH gene encoding 16S rRNA (cytosine(1402)-N(4))-methyltransferase RsmH: MQDNFIHTTVLLDEAVNALNIKADGVYIDGTFGRGGHSRLILSRLGEQGRLFAIDRDPQAIAAAAAINDPRFTIIHGPFSALAEYVDARDLTGKVDGILLDLGVSSPQLDDAERGFSFMRDGPLDMRMDPTRGLSAAEWLLQAEENDIAFVLKTYGEERFAKRIARAIVERNRLQPMTRTKELAEVIAAATPIKDKFKHPATRSFQAIRIWVNSELEEIEQALKGSLSALAPGGRLSIISFHSLEDRLVKRFMREQSRGPQVPAGLPMTEAQLQKLGGRQLKALGKMMPGEAEVAENPRARSSVLRIAERTTS, encoded by the coding sequence ATGCAGGATAACTTTATACATACCACGGTGCTGTTAGATGAGGCCGTTAACGCGCTCAACATTAAAGCAGACGGCGTTTATATCGACGGCACTTTCGGTCGGGGTGGTCATTCGCGCCTGATCCTTTCCCGGCTGGGAGAGCAGGGCAGGCTGTTCGCTATCGACCGCGATCCGCAGGCTATTGCCGCCGCCGCTGCGATTAACGATCCGCGCTTTACTATTATTCACGGTCCTTTTTCTGCGCTGGCAGAGTACGTTGATGCTCGCGACTTAACCGGCAAGGTGGATGGCATTCTGCTCGATCTCGGCGTCTCTTCGCCGCAGCTGGACGATGCCGAACGCGGTTTCTCCTTTATGCGTGACGGGCCGCTGGATATGCGCATGGATCCCACGCGCGGTCTTTCTGCTGCTGAATGGTTGCTGCAGGCAGAAGAGAACGATATCGCCTTTGTGCTGAAAACCTATGGTGAAGAGCGCTTCGCGAAACGCATTGCGCGCGCCATCGTTGAACGTAACCGGCTACAGCCGATGACGCGCACCAAAGAGCTGGCGGAAGTTATTGCTGCCGCAACGCCGATTAAAGATAAGTTTAAGCATCCGGCAACGCGCAGTTTCCAGGCCATCCGCATTTGGGTTAACAGCGAACTGGAAGAAATTGAACAGGCGCTGAAAGGTTCACTGAGCGCGCTGGCGCCCGGTGGACGGCTGTCGATTATCAGTTTCCATTCTCTGGAAGATCGGTTAGTGAAACGTTTTATGCGCGAACAGAGCCGTGGGCCGCAGGTGCCCGCCGGTCTACCGATGACCGAGGCACAGCTGCAAAAGCTGGGCGGACGCCAGTTAAAAGCGCTTGGCAAGATGATGCCGGGTGAGGCGGAGGTGGCTGAAAACCCGCGCGCGCGCAGTTCCGTTCTGCGTATCGCGGAGAGAACCACATCATGA
- the leuA gene encoding 2-isopropylmalate synthase, whose protein sequence is MSQQVIIFDTTLRDGEQALQASLSVKEKLQIALALERMGVDVMEVGFPVSSPGDFESVQTIARTVKNSRVCALARCVEQDIDAAYEALRVAEAFRIHTFIATSPMHIATKLRSTLPEVIERAVYMVKRARNYTSDVEFSCEDGGRTPIDDLCRVVEAAINAGATTINIPDTVGYTLPHEYAHTIASLRERVPNIDKAILSVHTHDDLGMAVGNSIAAVMAGARQVEGTLNGLGERAGNCALEEVIMTIKTRAALMNVHTNIQHQEIWRTCQTVSQICNMPIPANKAVIGSNAFAHSSGIHQDGVLKNRENYEIMTPESIGLNQIQLNLTSRSGRAAVKHRMEEMGYQESDYNLDSLYDAFLKLADKKGQVFDYDLEALAFINRQNEEPEYFQLKDFNVQSGSSITATASVHLICGEAVQSEAATGNGPVDAVYQAINRITEFDIELVKYQLSAKGHGKNALGQVDIVVNYHDRKFHGVGLATDIVESSAKAMVNALNNIWRAKQVEQELQRKFKKEQKEMV, encoded by the coding sequence ATGAGCCAACAAGTCATTATTTTCGATACCACGCTGCGCGACGGCGAGCAGGCGTTACAGGCCAGCCTGAGCGTTAAAGAAAAACTGCAAATCGCGCTGGCGCTGGAGCGTATGGGCGTTGACGTCATGGAAGTGGGTTTTCCCGTTTCTTCGCCCGGTGATTTTGAATCGGTACAAACCATCGCCCGCACCGTTAAAAACAGCCGCGTCTGTGCGTTAGCACGCTGCGTTGAACAAGATATTGATGCCGCTTATGAAGCGCTGCGCGTCGCTGAGGCGTTTCGCATCCATACCTTTATCGCCACCTCCCCTATGCACATTGCCACCAAATTGCGCAGCACGCTGCCGGAGGTGATTGAGCGCGCGGTTTATATGGTAAAACGCGCCCGCAACTACACCAGCGACGTAGAATTTTCCTGTGAAGATGGCGGACGCACGCCGATTGACGATCTGTGCCGCGTGGTCGAAGCCGCGATTAATGCGGGAGCCACCACCATCAATATTCCGGATACCGTCGGCTATACCCTGCCACACGAATATGCGCACACCATCGCCTCGCTGCGTGAACGCGTACCCAATATCGATAAAGCGATTCTCTCGGTACATACCCATGATGACCTGGGCATGGCGGTAGGCAACTCCATCGCGGCGGTGATGGCTGGCGCACGCCAGGTTGAAGGCACGCTGAACGGCCTCGGCGAACGCGCCGGTAACTGCGCGCTGGAAGAGGTGATCATGACCATCAAAACCCGCGCCGCGCTGATGAATGTCCATACCAACATTCAGCATCAGGAAATCTGGCGTACCTGCCAGACGGTGAGCCAGATCTGCAATATGCCGATTCCGGCTAACAAAGCGGTGATTGGCTCTAACGCTTTCGCGCACTCGTCAGGTATTCATCAGGATGGCGTGCTGAAGAACCGTGAAAACTACGAAATCATGACGCCGGAATCGATCGGCCTGAACCAGATTCAGCTGAACCTGACATCGCGCTCCGGGCGGGCGGCCGTTAAGCATCGCATGGAAGAGATGGGCTATCAGGAAAGCGACTATAACCTGGATTCGCTGTATGACGCTTTCCTGAAGCTGGCGGACAAGAAAGGTCAGGTATTCGATTACGATCTGGAAGCGCTGGCCTTTATCAATCGCCAGAACGAGGAGCCGGAATATTTTCAGCTGAAGGATTTCAACGTGCAGTCTGGTTCGTCGATTACCGCCACCGCTTCCGTTCATCTGATCTGTGGCGAAGCGGTCCAGTCGGAAGCCGCTACCGGCAACGGCCCGGTGGATGCCGTTTACCAGGCGATTAACCGCATTACCGAGTTCGATATTGAACTGGTGAAATATCAGCTCAGCGCCAAAGGCCATGGTAAAAACGCGCTGGGCCAGGTGGATATCGTCGTCAACTATCACGATCGGAAATTCCATGGCGTTGGCCTGGCGACCGATATCGTTGAATCCTCTGCTAAAGCGATGGTTAACGCGCTGAACAACATCTGGCGCGCCAAACAGGTTGAGCAGGAACTGCAGCGTAAATTCAAAAAAGAACAGAAGGAAATGGTGTAA
- the mraZ gene encoding division/cell wall cluster transcriptional repressor MraZ — protein sequence MFRGATLVNLDSKGRLAVPTRYRETLIEEAQGQMVCTIDLHQPCLLLYTLPQWEIIEQKLSRLSSMNPAERRVQRLLLGHASECQMDSAGRLLLASTLRQHAHLTKEVMLVGQFNKFELWDEQTWYQQVREDIDSEQAAQEPLSERLQDLSL from the coding sequence ATGTTTCGTGGCGCTACCTTAGTCAACCTCGATAGCAAAGGGCGGCTGGCCGTGCCAACGCGTTATCGCGAAACGCTAATTGAGGAAGCGCAAGGCCAGATGGTTTGCACCATTGACCTCCATCAGCCCTGCCTGCTGCTTTATACCTTACCCCAGTGGGAAATTATTGAACAAAAATTATCTCGCTTATCCAGCATGAACCCTGCCGAGCGTCGTGTGCAACGGTTGCTGTTGGGTCATGCGAGCGAGTGTCAGATGGATAGCGCCGGACGGCTGCTGCTGGCCAGCACGCTGCGTCAGCATGCACATCTGACAAAAGAAGTGATGCTGGTTGGGCAGTTCAATAAGTTTGAACTGTGGGATGAACAGACCTGGTATCAACAAGTCAGGGAAGATATTGACTCTGAGCAAGCCGCTCAGGAGCCGCTTTCAGAGCGGTTGCAGGATTTGTCGCTATAG
- the cra gene encoding catabolite repressor/activator, with product MKLDEIARLAGVSRTTASYVINGKAKQYRVSDKTVEKVMAVVREHNYHPNAVAAGLRAGRTRSIGLVIPDLENTSYTRIANYLERQARQRGYQLLIACSEDQPDNEMRCIEHLLQRQVDAIIVSTSLPPEHPFYQRWVNHSLPIIALDRALDREHFISVVGADQEDAQALAAELRQLPIKNVLYLGALPELSVSFLREMGFRAAWQDDNRPIEFIYANSFERAAAAKLFEKYLEDHPMPDALFTTSFGLLQGVMDTILRREGHLPGELAIATFGDHELLDFLECPVLAVAQRHRDVAERVLELVLASLDEPCRPKPGLTRIRRNLVRRGKLSRKTA from the coding sequence GTGAAACTGGATGAAATAGCGCGTCTTGCCGGCGTGTCGCGCACTACCGCCAGCTATGTCATCAACGGCAAGGCGAAGCAATATCGTGTCAGCGATAAAACCGTAGAAAAAGTGATGGCCGTGGTGCGTGAGCATAACTACCATCCTAATGCGGTTGCCGCCGGTCTCAGAGCGGGCAGAACGCGTTCTATCGGTCTGGTTATTCCCGATCTGGAGAATACCAGCTATACACGTATCGCTAATTATCTGGAACGTCAGGCGCGGCAGCGCGGCTATCAGCTGTTAATCGCCTGTTCGGAAGATCAGCCGGATAATGAAATGCGCTGTATTGAGCATCTACTACAGCGCCAGGTTGATGCCATTATTGTTTCTACCTCGCTGCCGCCGGAGCATCCTTTCTATCAGCGCTGGGTGAATCATTCACTGCCGATTATTGCTCTGGACCGTGCGCTGGATCGTGAGCACTTTATCAGTGTGGTAGGCGCGGATCAGGAAGATGCGCAGGCGCTGGCGGCAGAATTACGGCAGCTGCCGATAAAAAACGTGCTCTATCTGGGCGCGCTGCCGGAGCTTTCGGTCAGCTTCCTGCGTGAAATGGGCTTTCGTGCGGCCTGGCAGGACGATAACCGCCCGATAGAGTTTATTTATGCGAACAGTTTTGAACGCGCGGCGGCGGCAAAGCTGTTTGAAAAATATCTTGAAGACCATCCGATGCCTGATGCGCTGTTCACCACCTCATTCGGCCTGCTACAGGGCGTAATGGATACCATATTGCGGCGTGAAGGGCATTTGCCTGGCGAGCTGGCTATCGCCACGTTCGGCGATCATGAACTACTCGATTTTCTTGAATGTCCGGTACTGGCAGTTGCTCAGCGCCATCGTGACGTGGCGGAAAGAGTGTTGGAACTGGTACTGGCGAGCCTTGATGAACCGTGCAGGCCAAAACCTGGCTTAACCCGTATTCGGCGTAATCTGGTGCGACGCGGTAAATTAAGTCGTAAAACAGCATAA
- the leuB gene encoding 3-isopropylmalate dehydrogenase: MTQTHHIAVLAGDGIGPEVMAQAMKVLEAIRQRFAMRITTSEYDVGGIAIDRHGEPLPAATVNGCEQANAILFGSVGGPKWEHLPPTRQPERGALLPLRKHFKLFSNLRPASLYKGLEAFCPLRSDIADRGFDILCVRELTGGIYFGQPKGREGSGKYEKAFDTEVYHRFEIERIARIAFESARKRRNKVTSIDKANVLQTSVMWREIVNEVAQDYPDVQLNHMYIDNATMQLIKDPAQFDVLLCSNLFGDILSDECAMITGSMGMLPSASLNELGFGLYEPAGGSAPDIAGKNIANPIAQILSLALLLRYSLEADEAANAIENAINRALEAGYRTADLAGDGPAVSTDEMGSIIARFIAEEA; this comes from the coding sequence ATGACGCAGACTCATCATATCGCCGTCCTGGCAGGAGACGGCATCGGCCCTGAGGTTATGGCCCAGGCGATGAAAGTGCTGGAAGCCATTCGTCAGCGTTTCGCAATGCGAATTACCACCAGCGAATACGACGTAGGCGGAATAGCCATCGATCGGCACGGTGAGCCGCTGCCTGCGGCTACCGTAAACGGCTGTGAGCAGGCGAATGCCATTCTGTTTGGTTCCGTTGGCGGCCCGAAGTGGGAACATCTGCCGCCTACCCGCCAGCCGGAGCGCGGAGCCCTGCTCCCATTGCGTAAGCACTTCAAACTGTTTAGTAATCTGCGTCCCGCCAGCCTGTATAAAGGGCTGGAAGCCTTTTGCCCGCTGCGCAGCGACATCGCCGATCGCGGGTTCGATATCTTATGCGTGCGCGAGCTGACCGGCGGCATCTATTTCGGCCAGCCGAAAGGGCGCGAAGGCAGCGGCAAATATGAGAAAGCGTTTGATACCGAGGTCTATCACCGTTTTGAGATTGAACGTATCGCCCGTATCGCCTTTGAATCGGCACGCAAGCGCCGTAACAAAGTGACCTCGATTGATAAGGCTAACGTACTGCAAACCTCGGTGATGTGGCGCGAGATCGTGAATGAGGTGGCGCAGGATTATCCCGATGTTCAGCTGAACCATATGTATATCGATAACGCCACCATGCAGCTGATTAAAGATCCGGCGCAGTTTGACGTGCTGCTCTGCTCCAACCTGTTCGGCGACATCCTCTCTGACGAGTGCGCGATGATCACCGGTTCGATGGGCATGCTGCCTTCAGCCAGCCTGAACGAGCTGGGTTTTGGCCTGTATGAGCCGGCGGGCGGCTCGGCACCGGATATCGCCGGAAAAAATATCGCCAACCCGATTGCGCAGATCCTGTCGCTGGCGCTGCTGCTGCGCTATAGCCTGGAGGCGGACGAGGCGGCTAACGCCATCGAAAACGCCATTAACCGCGCGCTGGAAGCGGGCTATCGCACCGCCGACCTGGCTGGCGACGGCCCTGCCGTTAGCACAGATGAAATGGGATCGATCATCGCCCGCTTTATCGCTGAGGAAGCATAA
- the leuL gene encoding leu operon leader peptide translates to MEPDHMIRSFRLLGLLLNAYHLRGSRVGGISH, encoded by the coding sequence ATGGAGCCTGATCACATGATTCGTTCATTCCGCTTACTCGGTCTACTACTAAACGCATATCACTTGCGCGGTAGTCGTGTGGGCGGAATCAGTCACTGA
- the ilvN gene encoding acetolactate synthase small subunit, giving the protein MRRIISVLLENESGALSRVVGLFSQRGYNIESLTVAPTEDPTLSRMTIQTVGDDKALEQIEKQLHKLVDVLRVSELGQGSHIEREVMLVKIQASGYGREEVKRTTEIFRGQIVDVTPSLYTVQLAGTSDKLDAFLNTLRDVAEIVEVARSGVVGVSRGDRIMR; this is encoded by the coding sequence ATGCGTCGTATAATATCGGTTCTGCTGGAAAACGAATCCGGCGCATTATCCCGTGTGGTTGGCCTCTTCTCACAGCGCGGCTACAACATTGAAAGCCTGACGGTTGCGCCTACCGAAGATCCCACGCTGTCGCGTATGACGATTCAAACCGTCGGCGATGATAAAGCGCTGGAGCAGATTGAGAAGCAGTTGCATAAGCTGGTGGATGTCCTGCGCGTCAGCGAGCTGGGGCAGGGTTCGCATATCGAGCGTGAGGTGATGCTGGTCAAAATCCAGGCCAGCGGCTACGGACGTGAGGAAGTGAAGCGCACCACCGAAATTTTTCGCGGGCAAATTGTCGATGTCACGCCCTCGCTTTATACGGTTCAGCTGGCAGGCACCAGCGATAAGCTGGATGCCTTTTTGAATACGCTGCGCGATGTCGCTGAGATTGTCGAGGTGGCGCGATCCGGCGTGGTAGGCGTTTCCCGCGGCGATCGTATCATGCGTTAA
- the ilvI gene encoding acetolactate synthase 3 large subunit, with amino-acid sequence MEMLSGAEMVVRSLIDQGVKHVFGYPGGAVLDIYDALQTVGGIDHVLVRHEQGAVHMADGYARATGEVGVVLVTSGPGATNAITGIATAYMDSVPMVVLSGQVPSSLIGYDAFQECDMVGISRPVVKHSFLVKNTEDIPTVLKKAFWLAASGRPGPVVVDLPKDILNPAHKLPYVWPESVSMRSYNPTTQGHRGQIKRAIQTLLAAKKPVMYVGGGAIISGCEAELLSLAEKLNLPVTNSLMGLGAFPGTHRQNLGMLGMHGTYEANMTMHHADVIFAVGVRFDDRTTNNLAKYCPDATVLHIDVDPASISKTVAADIPVVGDARQVLQQMLEMLPADQITQDFDSLRDWWRSIDGWRARKCLAFDRNSDKIKPQAAIETLWRLTKGTAYVTSDVGQHQMFAALYYPFDYPRRWINSGGLGTMGFGLPAAIGVKLALPEETVVCVTGDGSIQMNIQELSTALQYNLPVLVLNLNNRYLGMVKQWQDMIYSGRHSHSYMESLPDFVRLAEAYGHVGVSISHPAELEEKLAQALKTVAEGRLVFVDVNVDGSEHVYPMQIRGGSMDEMWLSKTERT; translated from the coding sequence ATGGAGATGTTGTCAGGAGCTGAAATGGTGGTCCGATCGTTAATCGATCAGGGCGTTAAGCATGTTTTTGGTTATCCGGGCGGGGCGGTGCTGGATATCTATGATGCGCTGCAAACCGTTGGCGGTATCGATCATGTGCTGGTGCGGCACGAGCAGGGTGCAGTGCATATGGCGGATGGCTATGCGCGTGCTACCGGCGAGGTTGGCGTGGTGCTGGTCACTTCCGGGCCTGGTGCCACCAATGCGATTACCGGTATCGCTACCGCCTATATGGACTCGGTGCCGATGGTGGTGCTCTCCGGCCAGGTGCCTTCCTCGCTTATCGGTTACGATGCGTTCCAGGAGTGCGATATGGTAGGCATATCGCGTCCGGTGGTGAAGCACAGCTTTCTGGTTAAAAATACGGAGGATATCCCCACCGTATTGAAAAAAGCGTTCTGGCTGGCTGCCAGCGGGCGTCCCGGCCCGGTGGTGGTTGATCTGCCGAAAGATATCCTTAACCCGGCGCATAAGTTGCCCTATGTCTGGCCGGAAAGCGTCAGTATGCGTTCCTATAATCCCACCACGCAGGGCCACAGAGGTCAGATAAAACGCGCTATACAGACGCTGCTGGCAGCAAAAAAACCGGTGATGTACGTGGGCGGCGGGGCGATTATCTCTGGCTGTGAGGCGGAGCTGCTTAGCCTTGCTGAGAAGCTGAATCTGCCGGTAACTAACTCGCTGATGGGGCTGGGTGCCTTTCCCGGTACGCACCGACAAAACCTGGGTATGCTGGGGATGCACGGCACCTATGAAGCGAATATGACGATGCATCATGCTGATGTAATTTTCGCTGTCGGCGTGCGTTTTGACGATCGCACCACCAATAATCTGGCGAAATATTGTCCTGACGCTACCGTGCTGCATATCGATGTCGATCCCGCCTCCATTTCAAAAACGGTGGCGGCCGATATTCCGGTGGTGGGCGATGCGCGTCAGGTGCTACAGCAGATGCTGGAAATGTTACCTGCCGATCAGATCACGCAGGATTTCGACAGCCTGCGCGACTGGTGGCGTAGCATTGATGGCTGGCGCGCACGTAAATGTCTCGCGTTCGATCGTAACAGCGACAAGATCAAGCCGCAGGCGGCGATTGAAACGCTGTGGCGCCTGACAAAAGGCACCGCCTACGTTACTTCGGACGTGGGGCAGCATCAGATGTTCGCAGCGCTCTACTATCCGTTTGATTATCCGCGCCGCTGGATCAACTCCGGCGGGCTGGGCACGATGGGCTTCGGCCTGCCTGCGGCGATTGGCGTGAAGCTGGCGTTACCGGAAGAAACCGTCGTCTGCGTAACCGGCGACGGCAGTATTCAGATGAATATCCAGGAGCTGTCGACAGCTCTGCAATATAACCTGCCGGTGCTGGTGCTGAACCTGAATAACCGCTATCTGGGGATGGTGAAACAGTGGCAGGACATGATCTATTCAGGTCGCCATTCCCACTCCTATATGGAATCGCTGCCTGATTTTGTACGCCTTGCTGAAGCCTATGGACACGTTGGTGTTTCCATCTCTCATCCGGCAGAACTGGAGGAGAAACTGGCGCAGGCGCTGAAAACGGTGGCGGAAGGGCGGCTGGTATTTGTGGATGTCAACGTGGACGGCAGTGAGCACGTTTATCCGATGCAGATCCGCGGCGGCAGTATGGATGAAATGTGGTTAAGCAAAACGGAGAGGACATAA
- the ftsL gene encoding cell division protein FtsL, whose translation MIGNERHSLPGVIGGDLMRHGKIPLLLLAAVLVSAVLVVTTAHKTRLLTAQREQLVLERDALDIEWRNLILEENALGDHSRVERTATEKLQMQHVDPSQENIVVQQ comes from the coding sequence ATGATTGGCAATGAACGGCACAGTCTGCCTGGCGTTATCGGCGGCGATCTGATGCGCCACGGCAAAATTCCGCTGCTGCTGCTGGCAGCGGTACTGGTTTCCGCCGTACTGGTGGTGACCACGGCGCATAAAACCCGTCTGCTGACGGCGCAGCGCGAGCAGCTGGTGCTGGAGCGTGATGCGCTCGATATTGAATGGCGTAATTTAATTTTGGAAGAGAACGCGCTGGGCGATCACAGTCGCGTTGAGCGTACGGCGACGGAAAAACTGCAGATGCAGCATGTCGACCCGTCACAGGAAAATATTGTGGTACAGCAATAA
- the leuC gene encoding 3-isopropylmalate dehydratase large subunit, which yields MKTLYQKLFDAHVVYEAPNETPLLYIDRHLVHEVTSPQAFDGLRAHGRRVRQPSKTFATMDHNVSTQTKDINASGEMARIQMQELIKNCAEFGVQLYDLNHPYQGIVHVIGPEQGMTLPGMTIVCGDSHTATHGAFGALAFGIGTSEVEHVLATQTLKQGRARTMKIEVKGEAASGITAKDIVLAIIGKIGSAGGTGYVVEFCGPAIEALSMEGRMTLCNMAIEMGAKAGLVAPDDVTFNYLKGRQFAPQGEQWEQAINYWRTLKSDRDAHFDAVVTVDAAEIAPQVTWGTNPGQVIAVNQQIPDPASFNDPVERASAEKALAYMNLQPGIRLTDVSIDKVFIGSCTNSRIEDLRAAAAIAKGRKVAPGVVAMVVPGSGPVKAQAEAEGLDKIFLDAGFEWRLPGCSMCLAMNNDRLNPGERCASTSNRNFEGRQGRGGRTHLVSPAMAAAAAIAGRFADIRELN from the coding sequence ATGAAAACCTTATACCAGAAGCTGTTTGATGCTCATGTCGTGTATGAAGCGCCCAACGAGACGCCGTTGCTCTATATCGATCGTCACCTGGTGCATGAAGTGACCTCGCCGCAGGCGTTTGACGGCCTGCGTGCACATGGACGCAGGGTGCGTCAGCCGTCCAAAACTTTCGCCACCATGGATCATAACGTCTCTACCCAGACCAAAGATATCAACGCTTCCGGCGAGATGGCGCGCATCCAGATGCAGGAGCTGATTAAAAACTGCGCTGAATTCGGCGTCCAGCTCTACGATCTGAACCATCCTTATCAGGGCATCGTGCATGTTATCGGCCCGGAACAGGGCATGACGCTGCCGGGCATGACGATCGTTTGCGGTGATTCACATACTGCCACCCACGGCGCGTTCGGCGCACTGGCCTTCGGCATCGGCACCTCAGAAGTGGAGCACGTGCTGGCGACGCAGACGCTGAAACAGGGCCGCGCCAGGACCATGAAAATTGAAGTAAAAGGCGAGGCAGCGAGCGGGATTACGGCGAAAGATATCGTGCTGGCGATTATCGGCAAAATCGGCAGCGCTGGCGGCACCGGCTATGTGGTTGAATTCTGCGGCCCGGCGATTGAAGCACTGAGCATGGAAGGCCGTATGACGCTGTGCAATATGGCCATCGAGATGGGTGCAAAGGCAGGGCTGGTCGCGCCGGATGATGTCACCTTTAATTATCTGAAGGGGCGTCAGTTCGCGCCACAGGGCGAGCAGTGGGAACAGGCAATCAACTACTGGCGCACGCTGAAATCTGACCGTGATGCGCATTTCGATGCGGTTGTCACTGTCGATGCCGCCGAGATTGCGCCGCAGGTGACCTGGGGCACCAATCCCGGCCAGGTGATCGCCGTGAATCAGCAGATCCCCGATCCCGCCTCGTTCAACGATCCGGTTGAGCGCGCCTCGGCGGAAAAAGCGCTGGCCTATATGAACCTGCAACCGGGCATTAGGCTGACCGACGTCAGTATCGATAAAGTCTTTATCGGCTCCTGCACCAACTCGCGTATTGAAGATTTACGCGCTGCCGCCGCCATCGCCAAAGGACGTAAAGTCGCGCCGGGCGTGGTAGCGATGGTGGTACCCGGCTCCGGCCCGGTCAAAGCGCAGGCGGAAGCGGAAGGTCTGGATAAAATTTTCCTCGATGCAGGTTTTGAATGGCGTCTGCCGGGCTGCTCAATGTGCCTGGCAATGAACAACGATCGCCTGAACCCCGGCGAACGCTGCGCCTCAACCAGCAACCGTAACTTCGAAGGGCGTCAGGGACGCGGTGGACGCACGCACCTGGTCAGCCCGGCAATGGCCGCCGCCGCCGCTATCGCGGGCCGCTTTGCTGATATTCGCGAACTGAATTAA